Proteins encoded by one window of Thalassoroseus pseudoceratinae:
- a CDS encoding DUF1501 domain-containing protein, translated as MNPQRLHPVSRRQMLQNVACGFGGLAFTAMAHQAASASTNRNPLAELPTHFPPRAKRVIFIFMQGGPSHVDSFDYKPSLAKQHGNSFEFADDRARANSGKKLTTHKLMKSPWKFRRYGETGRWASDLFPETAKHMDDLAMVHSMHTEGVAHGPATLFLHTGATNFVRPSVGSWITYGLGSENSNLPGFVAICPSAGNGGPRNYGSAFLPPVYQGTAIGDPNSQDIMIRDLKNPAATRPEQQRQLMLTQALNRQQLLQNGGGAELESVVKSYELAWRMQSHAPDLLDLVGETPETLKLYGIGEKETDKFGRQCLIARRLCEAGVRYLQVNYGDNSANPAWDQHSNLPRHEQHARRVDRPISALLTDLKRRGLLEDTLVWWGGEFGRTPYSQSNGTGRDHNPSGFTMWLAGGGVKPGVSYGSTDEFGHQAVENKVHMHDMHATILHLLGIDHERLTYRYSGRDFRLTDVHGRVVHELFA; from the coding sequence ATGAATCCACAAAGACTCCATCCGGTTTCTCGCCGACAGATGCTGCAAAACGTTGCCTGCGGATTCGGTGGATTGGCCTTCACGGCAATGGCTCATCAAGCGGCGTCGGCTTCAACGAACCGAAACCCACTCGCGGAACTTCCGACCCATTTCCCACCTCGTGCGAAGCGTGTCATTTTCATCTTCATGCAGGGTGGGCCGAGCCATGTGGATTCCTTTGACTACAAACCCTCGCTCGCCAAACAGCACGGCAATTCGTTCGAGTTCGCCGATGATCGAGCAAGAGCGAACTCCGGCAAGAAGCTCACGACACACAAGCTGATGAAATCGCCATGGAAGTTTCGGCGGTACGGCGAAACCGGGCGATGGGCTTCCGACTTGTTCCCGGAAACCGCCAAGCACATGGACGATTTGGCGATGGTGCATTCCATGCATACCGAAGGCGTTGCCCACGGACCGGCCACGCTGTTTCTGCACACCGGTGCAACGAACTTCGTCCGGCCGTCGGTGGGGTCGTGGATTACCTACGGACTCGGTTCGGAAAACTCGAATCTCCCTGGCTTTGTTGCGATCTGTCCATCCGCCGGAAATGGCGGGCCGCGAAATTACGGCAGTGCGTTTTTGCCACCGGTCTATCAGGGAACCGCAATCGGCGATCCCAATTCGCAGGACATCATGATCCGCGATTTGAAAAACCCCGCCGCCACACGTCCCGAACAACAACGACAGTTGATGCTGACGCAGGCACTCAATCGTCAACAACTCCTGCAAAACGGCGGCGGTGCGGAATTGGAATCGGTGGTCAAGTCGTATGAACTCGCCTGGCGAATGCAGTCGCACGCACCGGACCTGCTCGATTTGGTTGGAGAAACGCCGGAAACTCTGAAACTCTACGGAATCGGAGAGAAAGAAACCGACAAGTTCGGACGGCAGTGCCTGATCGCCCGCCGATTGTGTGAAGCCGGCGTCAGATATTTGCAAGTCAATTACGGCGACAACAGTGCGAACCCGGCATGGGATCAGCATTCGAATTTGCCTCGACATGAGCAACATGCTCGACGGGTCGATCGCCCCATTTCCGCCTTGCTAACCGATTTGAAACGACGTGGCCTGCTCGAAGACACCCTGGTCTGGTGGGGTGGGGAATTCGGCCGTACACCGTACTCGCAAAGCAATGGCACCGGTCGTGATCACAACCCCAGCGGCTTTACGATGTGGCTGGCCGGTGGAGGTGTGAAACCCGGCGTGAGTTACGGGAGTACCGATGAATTCGGGCATCAAGCTGTCGAAAACAAAGTCCACATGCACGACATGCACGCGACCATTCTACATTTGCTGGGGATTGATCACGAACGCCTTACGTATCGCTATTCCGGTCGCGACTTCCGTTTGACCGATGTGCACGGTCGCGTCGTCCACGAATTGTTTGCGTGA